One window from the genome of Armatimonadota bacterium encodes:
- a CDS encoding ABC transporter ATP-binding protein has translation MAVVTLQNLTVAYGRFVALRDFSVQVPEGCVGLLGPNGAGKTTMLKTMLGFIKPAGGGGDVLGNVIGRDGNAIRQVVGYMPEQDCHIPGMNAVQFVAYAGELAGMARNHALQRAHEVIEYTGLGEARYRAVETYSTGMKQRIKLAQALVHGPKLLLLDEPTNGLDPRGRHEMLDLVKDISHNKGVNVLVCSHLLPDIERTCDSVVVIAQGQMRLQGEVQQLRGLASRAIDVELRESSGAFLQAMGKRGFSLVSAKGNWYRMESGEPTGDLAAPVFAAANEAGVQVRGLKPGMRSLEEAFMEAIDAR, from the coding sequence TTGGCCGTCGTCACCCTGCAAAACCTGACTGTGGCGTATGGCCGTTTTGTGGCCTTGCGCGACTTTTCGGTTCAGGTTCCCGAAGGGTGCGTCGGTTTGCTCGGCCCCAACGGCGCGGGAAAAACCACCATGCTCAAAACCATGCTCGGCTTCATCAAGCCGGCAGGTGGTGGGGGCGACGTGCTGGGTAACGTCATCGGCCGGGACGGCAATGCCATCCGCCAGGTCGTCGGCTACATGCCCGAACAGGATTGCCACATCCCGGGCATGAACGCCGTGCAATTCGTCGCCTATGCGGGCGAGCTGGCCGGAATGGCACGCAACCACGCCCTGCAACGCGCACACGAAGTCATCGAATACACCGGGCTGGGTGAAGCCCGGTACCGGGCGGTTGAAACCTACTCCACCGGCATGAAGCAGCGGATCAAGCTGGCCCAAGCGCTGGTGCATGGCCCCAAACTTTTGCTGCTAGATGAACCCACAAACGGGCTGGATCCCCGCGGACGCCACGAAATGCTCGACTTGGTCAAAGACATCAGCCACAACAAGGGGGTCAACGTTTTGGTTTGCTCCCACCTGTTGCCCGATATCGAACGCACGTGCGACAGCGTTGTTGTGATCGCCCAGGGCCAAATGCGGCTTCAGGGCGAAGTCCAACAGCTGCGAGGGCTGGCCAGCCGGGCTATCGACGTTGAATTGCGCGAGTCCAGCGGCGCGTTCCTCCAGGCCATGGGCAAGCGGGGGTTCAGCCTTGTTTCCGCCAAAGGGAACTGGTACCGCATGGAATCGGGGGAACCGACCGGCGACCTTGCCGCCCCCGTTTTTGCCGCAGCAAACGAGGCTGGAGTCCAAGTGCGCGGCCTTAAACCGGGCATGCGCAGCCTAGAAGAAGCCTTCATGGAGGCCATCGATGCGCGCTAG
- a CDS encoding PEP-CTERM sorting domain-containing protein (PEP-CTERM proteins occur, often in large numbers, in the proteomes of bacteria that also encode an exosortase, a predicted intramembrane cysteine proteinase. The presence of a PEP-CTERM domain at a protein's C-terminus predicts cleavage within the sorting domain, followed by covalent anchoring to some some component of the (usually Gram-negative) cell surface. Many PEP-CTERM proteins exhibit an unusual sequence composition that includes large numbers of potential glycosylation sites. Expression of one such protein has been shown restore the ability of a bacterium to form floc, a type of biofilm.): protein MRKILLLPALAVLASSAHAISFAGDWSFTYSATLTYNTALASGTINDGATNIVSVSQSDSTHFAFPYAIGPISGQGDFTVSGTTVTDVNSGKTTPPFTIDVNGSPVQVRATYPTWTLTGTVTGINSGVVDGFGPRGYQIVGDSVTINNILVEAFLFGGWQNLGTNNTVNLHSWSMERDAVPEPASLAILALAAATVKKRRH, encoded by the coding sequence ATGAGAAAAATCCTGCTTTTGCCCGCCCTTGCAGTTTTGGCTTCTTCGGCACACGCCATTTCGTTTGCGGGCGATTGGTCGTTCACATACAGTGCGACTCTCACCTATAACACCGCCCTGGCCAGCGGCACGATCAACGATGGGGCCACAAACATCGTCTCGGTTTCTCAATCCGATTCCACTCATTTTGCGTTCCCCTATGCCATTGGCCCAATTTCCGGCCAAGGCGATTTCACTGTATCCGGAACGACGGTCACCGATGTGAACAGCGGCAAAACGACCCCGCCTTTCACAATCGACGTCAACGGTTCGCCGGTCCAAGTCCGCGCCACCTATCCCACTTGGACCCTAACCGGCACGGTGACCGGCATTAACAGCGGGGTGGTTGACGGATTCGGCCCGCGCGGCTACCAAATCGTCGGTGACTCGGTGACGATCAACAACATTTTGGTCGAGGCGTTTTTGTTTGGCGGTTGGCAGAATCTGGGGACCAACAACACTGTGAATCTCCATTCTTGGAGCATGGAACGGGACGCCGTTCCGGAGCCGGCAAGTTTGGCCATCCTGGCCCTTGCTGCAGCAACGGTCAAAAAGCGCCGGCACTGA
- the rpmF gene encoding 50S ribosomal protein L32, translating into MANPKRKHSHARGAKRRTHWKTSLPELSETKNVNGEPLHVRHCASPDGYYKGRRLPGFKD; encoded by the coding sequence ATGGCCAACCCGAAACGCAAACACAGCCACGCCCGCGGGGCCAAGCGCCGCACCCACTGGAAGACCTCGCTGCCTGAACTCAGCGAAACCAAAAACGTGAACGGCGAGCCGTTGCACGTCCGCCACTGCGCCAGTCCCGACGGCTACTACAAAGGCCGACGGCTCCCCGGCTTCAAAGACTGA
- a CDS encoding DUF2314 domain-containing protein produces the protein MVEAVKTARQGLPEFWKAWQNNGYGKGDYLVSAIFTNDDGKRAEFLWMSVEARGEGEVTGILTSVPTVRTDIKPGDRVTVREAWVVDWMFVPDDGDHKGGYTTSALGTSKK, from the coding sequence ATGGTTGAGGCCGTTAAAACAGCCCGCCAAGGGCTCCCCGAGTTTTGGAAAGCCTGGCAAAACAATGGCTACGGCAAGGGCGACTATCTTGTCAGCGCCATCTTTACCAACGACGACGGCAAGAGAGCGGAATTCCTTTGGATGAGCGTGGAAGCGAGGGGCGAAGGCGAAGTCACCGGCATCCTCACCAGCGTGCCGACCGTGCGCACGGATATCAAACCGGGCGATCGGGTCACGGTTCGGGAAGCCTGGGTTGTGGATTGGATGTTCGTCCCCGATGATGGCGACCACAAGGGCGGATACACGACCTCCGCCTTGGGGACTTCCAAGAAATGA
- the rpmG gene encoding 50S ribosomal protein L33 codes for MAKKKGEKREIIRLVCTEDNKHYVVTTKNKQNTPDKLELMKFNSNLRKVTLHKEKK; via the coding sequence ATGGCGAAAAAGAAAGGCGAGAAGCGCGAAATCATCCGGCTGGTCTGCACGGAAGACAACAAGCACTACGTGGTCACCACAAAAAACAAGCAGAACACCCCGGACAAGTTGGAGCTCATGAAGTTCAACTCCAACCTGCGCAAAGTCACCCTCCACAAAGAGAAGAAATAA
- a CDS encoding ABC transporter permease subunit, producing MRASSPIADLGYRNVAEFSGRHAPAWWVIARTHIQRMLKVKSYWVLLVLSGGHYLITAAVTYFIDSFASNMGGAEFAEGFFKRIVWKDQFLNGFQFGHFLLMAILLLVGAGCIANDNRSNALLVYFSKPCSKRDYLVGKFLAVFLLFALAMAIPAVFFVFYGAMNYREHGFLSNDPWMIPRVVLGIALVAAYQSSLMLGVSSLFNQGRLAGATYAGVYVLTGVFAGMAKLVGEARDVSGPIQKVLDKIHYLSPYGGCEGILKSVLGTDGSFFARGGGRSQDLVVPRPDLWLVFLVAVVPAVLAWWIAIARVRAVEVVK from the coding sequence ATGCGCGCTAGCAGCCCCATTGCCGACCTCGGCTACCGGAACGTTGCCGAGTTTTCCGGCCGGCACGCCCCCGCCTGGTGGGTCATCGCCCGGACCCACATCCAACGGATGCTCAAAGTCAAATCGTATTGGGTTCTGTTGGTACTCAGTGGGGGCCACTACCTCATCACGGCCGCCGTCACGTATTTCATCGACAGCTTTGCTTCCAACATGGGTGGGGCGGAATTTGCCGAGGGGTTTTTCAAGCGGATCGTCTGGAAGGACCAGTTCCTGAACGGATTCCAATTTGGCCATTTCCTGTTGATGGCAATCCTGTTGCTGGTCGGGGCGGGGTGCATTGCCAACGATAACCGCAGCAACGCCCTGCTGGTCTACTTCAGCAAACCGTGTAGCAAGCGGGATTATCTTGTGGGTAAGTTTTTAGCAGTTTTCTTGCTTTTTGCTTTGGCAATGGCGATCCCGGCGGTGTTCTTTGTTTTTTATGGGGCCATGAATTACCGCGAACACGGATTCCTATCCAACGACCCTTGGATGATTCCCCGGGTGGTTTTGGGGATCGCCTTGGTCGCTGCCTACCAATCTTCGTTGATGCTCGGGGTGAGTTCGTTGTTCAACCAGGGCCGGCTCGCCGGGGCTACCTACGCCGGGGTTTATGTGCTGACCGGGGTTTTTGCCGGGATGGCGAAGCTGGTCGGGGAAGCGCGTGACGTTTCCGGCCCCATTCAAAAGGTCTTGGACAAAATCCATTACCTGTCGCCCTACGGCGGATGCGAAGGGATACTGAAATCGGTGCTGGGAACAGATGGGAGCTTTTTTGCCCGCGGGGGCGGTCGCTCTCAGGACTTGGTGGTTCCGCGCCCCGATCTGTGGCTTGTCTTTTTGGTCGCCGTGGTTCCGGCGGTGCTGGCCTGGTGGATCGCAATCGCCCGCGTGAGGGCAGTCGAGGTGGTGAAATGA
- a CDS encoding DNA polymerase, producing MSLPLSYEGCLRWLFLDLNSYFASVEQAENPDLAGKPVAVCPVEGDSGTIIAASYEAKKFGVKTGTRVGDAKRLCPGIILVAGRPNVYVSYHRAVIQATESVLPIDKVCSIDEFRIRLLGEERDPARAREIALRIKAAIATHVSPQLTSSIGIAPNAWLAKLATEFQKPDGLVTILPEELPDRLKGLELTTFTGINRRMKARLNAAGVFTSDDLIALDPAGLNRAFGSIMGERWFYLLRGYDLDFQFGTGKSLGHSHVLPPSMRNDRDTRAILLRLAHKACARLRAEGLWAKHVTLSVAGRIRSWSAESRIPPTQDAISLAPVIERLWSTRDFSQPTQAGITFTGLQKGPDATPSLFEPAKDFAQLGHTVDQVNSKFGKNSVYLASIHRSKDTASEKIAFNKTWLFSEGKDDHAWPDTFRGHPEMLAEPD from the coding sequence ATGAGTCTACCCCTTTCCTATGAAGGATGCCTGCGCTGGCTCTTTTTGGATTTGAATTCCTACTTTGCCAGCGTGGAACAAGCCGAGAATCCCGACTTGGCCGGAAAGCCGGTCGCGGTATGCCCGGTGGAAGGGGACAGCGGGACAATCATCGCCGCCAGTTACGAGGCGAAAAAATTTGGGGTCAAAACCGGCACTCGCGTTGGCGATGCCAAGCGGCTCTGTCCAGGGATCATTTTGGTTGCGGGCCGACCCAACGTTTATGTTTCTTACCACAGGGCCGTGATCCAAGCCACTGAGTCTGTTTTGCCGATCGACAAGGTTTGCAGCATCGACGAATTCCGGATCCGGCTTTTGGGCGAAGAGAGGGATCCCGCCCGCGCCCGGGAAATCGCCCTCCGGATCAAGGCGGCGATCGCCACCCACGTTTCTCCCCAATTGACCAGCAGCATCGGGATTGCGCCCAACGCCTGGCTGGCCAAATTGGCCACCGAGTTCCAAAAACCTGACGGGCTCGTCACGATTTTGCCAGAGGAACTGCCCGACCGGCTGAAGGGCTTGGAACTCACCACGTTCACCGGGATCAACCGGCGGATGAAGGCCCGGTTGAATGCGGCCGGAGTTTTCACGTCAGACGACCTGATTGCCCTGGATCCCGCCGGGTTGAACCGGGCCTTTGGCAGCATCATGGGTGAGCGTTGGTTCTATCTGCTCCGGGGGTACGACCTTGATTTCCAGTTTGGAACCGGAAAATCGTTGGGGCATTCGCACGTTCTGCCGCCCAGCATGCGCAATGACCGTGACACGCGGGCCATTTTGTTGCGACTGGCGCACAAGGCCTGCGCCCGGTTAAGGGCCGAAGGGCTTTGGGCCAAGCATGTGACGCTTTCGGTAGCTGGGCGGATCCGGTCTTGGTCTGCCGAATCCCGAATCCCCCCGACGCAAGACGCGATATCGCTGGCACCGGTCATCGAGCGGCTCTGGTCGACTCGGGATTTCTCCCAACCCACACAGGCGGGGATCACCTTCACCGGTCTGCAAAAGGGGCCAGACGCCACCCCTTCGCTGTTTGAACCGGCCAAGGACTTTGCTCAGCTGGGGCACACGGTGGACCAAGTCAATTCGAAATTCGGGAAGAACTCCGTCTATCTGGCCTCGATCCACCGCAGCAAAGACACAGCCAGCGAGAAGATCGCTTTCAACAAAACATGGCTGTTCAGCGAAGGGAAAGACGACCATGCGTGGCCGGACACATTCCGCGGGCACCCAGAAATGTTGGCCGAACCGGACTAA
- a CDS encoding ABC transporter permease subunit, giving the protein MGLAFAGALRDFIRPGRIVTWALIALAVGVVARVWANFQPGDDVAVYGQVIEVLVYRVLALASAIFGMQVLAAEIEQKTIVYLLTRSIDRPSLLAGRSLASFVAVAAASSASWFGAGMGVLGPRAFQTGAFWWDLVVILAGVLAYGSLFILVSLILNKAMIYCLLFAFGWETFVPNMPGDLYYLSIYPYLKAAAGHPSVQKTKKDFMDVVSGAVTSQAVQPWVAWLVLGLLVAGCTVFGLAWFQRGEYTPREDVE; this is encoded by the coding sequence ATGGGTTTGGCATTTGCCGGCGCCTTGCGGGATTTCATCCGCCCTGGCCGGATTGTGACTTGGGCTTTGATCGCCTTGGCCGTCGGGGTCGTGGCCCGGGTTTGGGCGAACTTCCAACCGGGTGACGATGTGGCTGTGTATGGCCAGGTCATCGAGGTTCTGGTCTACCGGGTGCTGGCCTTGGCAAGTGCCATTTTTGGCATGCAGGTGTTGGCCGCCGAAATCGAGCAGAAAACGATCGTCTACCTCCTGACCCGCTCCATCGACCGGCCCTCTCTGTTGGCCGGCCGGAGCCTTGCCAGCTTTGTGGCGGTGGCGGCGGCATCGTCCGCCTCTTGGTTCGGTGCCGGCATGGGTGTCCTCGGCCCGCGCGCCTTTCAAACCGGGGCGTTTTGGTGGGATCTCGTCGTGATCTTGGCCGGCGTCCTTGCCTATGGAAGTTTGTTTATCCTTGTCAGCCTTATCTTGAACAAAGCAATGATCTATTGCTTGCTGTTTGCATTCGGCTGGGAGACGTTCGTCCCCAATATGCCCGGCGACCTTTACTATCTTTCCATCTATCCCTACCTGAAGGCGGCGGCCGGGCACCCTTCTGTGCAGAAGACCAAGAAGGACTTTATGGATGTCGTTTCCGGAGCTGTGACCTCGCAAGCCGTCCAGCCTTGGGTTGCTTGGTTGGTGCTTGGTTTGTTGGTGGCGGGCTGCACGGTCTTTGGCCTGGCTTGGTTCCAGCGGGGCGAATACACCCCCCGCGAAGACGTCGAGTGA
- a CDS encoding ABC transporter ATP-binding protein has protein sequence MIELIHASRWYGDVIGLNDVTCTIGSGVTALLGQNGAGKSTLLKMVTGQIRPTTGEIRVFGQDPFANPAVFEKLGLCPDIDSFPEHLSGREFVYRMGRMMGYDHETGTRRTRDVLEMVGMADRADKAVKGYSKGMRQRIKLAQAIFHDPDLLLLDEPLNGLDPVGRREFMDVLDGLAQRGKAIVVSSHILFEVEQMTRSILLLHRGRLLASGDVSEIRDLIDRYPHRIRIRAERPRELASRFAALPYVVSLAVDDSLGEVEVQTRQAGDFYSVVGGLAAEGFAISEMESPDNNLESVYEYLVGAG, from the coding sequence ATGATCGAGTTGATCCACGCTAGCCGCTGGTACGGCGATGTGATCGGACTTAACGACGTCACCTGCACGATCGGTTCAGGTGTGACGGCCCTCCTTGGACAAAACGGGGCGGGAAAATCCACCCTGCTCAAAATGGTCACGGGACAAATCCGACCGACGACCGGTGAAATCAGGGTTTTTGGCCAGGATCCCTTTGCCAACCCCGCTGTCTTTGAAAAGCTGGGGCTTTGTCCAGATATAGACAGTTTTCCTGAACATTTGAGCGGAAGGGAATTCGTCTACCGGATGGGTCGGATGATGGGGTACGACCATGAAACCGGAACCCGAAGGACTCGCGACGTTTTGGAAATGGTCGGCATGGCCGACCGCGCCGACAAAGCCGTCAAGGGGTATTCCAAAGGGATGCGCCAGCGGATCAAACTGGCTCAGGCGATTTTCCATGACCCGGATCTGCTCTTGCTCGATGAGCCGCTAAACGGTTTGGATCCCGTCGGGCGGAGAGAGTTCATGGATGTGCTCGACGGGCTTGCCCAAAGGGGGAAGGCCATCGTGGTCAGCAGCCACATCTTGTTTGAAGTCGAACAAATGACCCGATCGATCCTCCTTTTGCACCGAGGGCGGCTCCTTGCTTCAGGCGACGTCAGCGAGATCCGCGACCTCATCGACCGGTATCCGCACCGGATCAGGATCCGGGCCGAACGGCCGCGCGAGCTCGCCTCGCGGTTTGCCGCCTTGCCCTATGTCGTCAGCTTGGCGGTAGACGATAGCTTGGGTGAGGTCGAAGTGCAGACTCGGCAAGCGGGGGATTTCTATTCCGTGGTGGGCGGGCTCGCCGCCGAAGGATTCGCCATTTCCGAAATGGAGAGTCCGGACAACAACCTTGAATCGGTCTACGAGTACCTGGTGGGGGCGGGCTAA
- a CDS encoding glycine--tRNA ligase subunit alpha: MTFQKLIRTLDDYWSGQGCAILESYDSEVGAGTMHPATTLRSLGPDPWNVAYVQASRRPADGRYTLNPQRSQRYFQYQVIMKPSPVDIVDLYIGSLNALGFDAKSNDIRFVEDDWESQAAGAAGVGWEVWLNGTEVSQFTFFQQMGGIECDPVCAEITYGPERLCLMLNGQNSFWDGLMWSDQMSYREAEFESEMQNNLYNFEVADTALLFNLFDLYEAESKRVVETPVHYDEGRKILVVGAGSSGSNSPIREALVYPALDLALKCSHIFNLLDARGAVSVTERAKYINRIRGRVRACCLKYVEGLAEKPKS; encoded by the coding sequence ATCACTTTCCAAAAGCTCATCCGCACCCTCGACGACTATTGGTCGGGCCAGGGCTGCGCGATTTTGGAAAGCTACGATTCTGAGGTTGGGGCAGGCACGATGCACCCCGCCACCACTCTGCGGAGCCTGGGGCCAGATCCTTGGAACGTCGCCTACGTCCAAGCCAGCCGCAGACCGGCCGACGGCCGATACACGCTCAATCCCCAGAGGTCGCAGCGGTATTTTCAGTATCAGGTGATCATGAAGCCGAGTCCGGTCGATATCGTCGACCTTTACATCGGCTCCCTCAACGCCTTGGGGTTCGACGCCAAAAGCAACGACATCCGATTCGTTGAAGACGATTGGGAATCCCAAGCGGCGGGGGCAGCTGGCGTCGGCTGGGAAGTCTGGCTGAACGGGACTGAAGTTAGCCAGTTCACGTTTTTCCAGCAGATGGGCGGTATCGAGTGCGATCCCGTCTGCGCCGAAATCACCTACGGGCCCGAGCGGCTCTGCCTGATGCTGAACGGGCAAAATTCGTTCTGGGATGGGCTCATGTGGTCAGACCAAATGAGCTACCGCGAAGCCGAATTCGAATCGGAAATGCAGAACAACCTCTACAACTTTGAGGTTGCCGACACGGCCTTGCTGTTCAACCTATTTGACCTTTACGAGGCCGAATCCAAACGGGTGGTTGAAACGCCGGTCCACTATGACGAGGGCCGCAAGATCCTGGTCGTGGGTGCAGGGTCATCTGGTTCCAACTCCCCGATCCGGGAGGCGCTTGTTTATCCGGCGCTGGATTTGGCCCTCAAGTGCAGCCATATCTTCAACCTGCTGGATGCCCGAGGGGCGGTTTCTGTGACCGAGCGGGCCAAGTACATCAACCGGATCCGCGGCCGGGTGCGGGCCTGCTGCCTCAAATATGTGGAAGGGTTGGCAGAAAAACCCAAATCTTAA
- a CDS encoding cysteine desulfurase, whose product MNRIYLDHAATTPVLPQAQLAMEPWLGAGYGNPSSLHAEGRAAKAAIDESREIFSQLLGCLFGEVVFTSSGTESANLAVIGGALSAREQTGSWEVILGAAEHHCVLHTRGFLELLGFKVLIAPVDRQARVDVGWLQDHVRGQTALVSVMHANNELGTLNDVAEIGQFCRKHAAFFHVDAVQTFPGTWRVDDFEADLATLSAHKFYGPKAVGILYARSGVKPKALMVGGGQEREVRAGTENVAGIVGAGVAAREIARDLGWKEKVAEARDLFEASLDPRFVWSVTDAPRLAGHSHIRFPGVDAETALIRLDREGVSASSGAACSSGSLEPSHVLAACGYPESEAKEGLRFTFGRQNSKEEAMAAAQTVNRVCAEIWERRNPGRA is encoded by the coding sequence ATGAACCGAATCTATCTCGACCACGCCGCCACAACGCCGGTTTTGCCCCAGGCACAGCTGGCCATGGAGCCCTGGCTTGGGGCCGGGTACGGCAATCCGAGTTCGCTGCACGCAGAAGGACGGGCCGCCAAAGCGGCGATCGACGAATCGCGCGAGATCTTCAGCCAGCTGCTCGGTTGCCTCTTCGGCGAAGTCGTGTTCACCTCCTCCGGCACGGAATCCGCCAACTTGGCGGTCATCGGCGGGGCTTTGAGCGCGCGGGAGCAGACCGGGAGTTGGGAAGTGATCCTCGGTGCGGCTGAACACCACTGCGTGCTCCATACCCGGGGGTTTTTGGAACTGTTGGGGTTCAAAGTCCTCATCGCCCCTGTCGACCGCCAAGCAAGGGTCGATGTTGGGTGGCTGCAAGACCACGTTCGCGGTCAAACCGCCTTAGTTAGCGTGATGCACGCAAACAACGAGCTCGGCACCCTCAACGACGTGGCGGAAATCGGGCAATTCTGTCGCAAGCACGCCGCGTTTTTCCACGTCGATGCCGTCCAGACATTTCCCGGAACTTGGCGGGTTGATGACTTTGAAGCCGATTTGGCCACCCTTTCGGCACACAAGTTCTATGGCCCCAAGGCGGTTGGCATCCTTTACGCCCGGTCGGGCGTCAAGCCGAAGGCCCTCATGGTCGGCGGGGGGCAGGAAAGGGAAGTCCGGGCAGGTACCGAAAACGTTGCGGGAATCGTGGGGGCGGGCGTCGCCGCCCGGGAGATTGCGCGAGATTTGGGTTGGAAAGAAAAGGTGGCTGAAGCCCGCGACTTGTTCGAAGCGTCGCTCGATCCGCGATTCGTCTGGTCGGTCACCGATGCTCCGCGCTTGGCCGGGCATAGCCACATTCGGTTCCCGGGAGTGGATGCGGAAACGGCCCTGATCCGCTTGGATAGGGAAGGGGTTTCGGCCAGCAGTGGCGCCGCCTGCAGCAGCGGGAGCCTGGAGCCATCTCACGTATTGGCCGCTTGCGGCTATCCAGAATCCGAAGCCAAAGAAGGGCTCCGGTTCACTTTCGGACGCCAGAACTCCAAAGAGGAGGCGATGGCCGCCGCCCAAACCGTCAACCGAGTCTGTGCCGAAATCTGGGAACGCCGCAACCCGGGACGCGCCTAA
- a CDS encoding CPBP family intramembrane metalloprotease: MESPDAPAEPGLPPPKLTRNWWTWLVFGALAGLVVASNLGAIFDPKARAEADPAAAEIQAAPTALKQFAAMEDLKRLAKQTGSRSPDAGLDGSESSLDGTIRSLKAKSSVSDGAAEWLLALQAVNGETLDRSAIDKLLKSEDPGSQRIGQSFAGELSDPSQIHGDDPPQNVARWIASHPGEDKVPVEATGVKVNAIVFAAIFGYLAAIFLGGVASIVAYIVLKKGGSLPARGYQTGLSLAGTDARGGRMAIYFGVFLTISAIPSVLAAAVPSLKGALIPMLAGVYVVMILLTPVFCTIPLFGDRIAFRGIIGDRSDLLKKLGWGLCGYMANFPLFLLALLVTAPLQNVLPPPSHEIIEMVKGSNPINQLLLYFVAAAAAPLIEEPMFRGVLFPALQRLFASPTMAIILTGCVFGVIHPQGPALWLPLALIGMTAAVLTRQTGSLIPAILMHFLHNTTIYIFSLILA; this comes from the coding sequence ATGGAGTCCCCGGACGCGCCGGCAGAGCCCGGTTTGCCGCCCCCCAAGCTCACCCGGAACTGGTGGACCTGGCTTGTTTTTGGGGCCCTGGCCGGATTGGTTGTCGCCTCCAATCTTGGCGCGATATTCGACCCGAAGGCCCGGGCCGAGGCCGATCCCGCAGCGGCGGAAATCCAGGCTGCGCCGACGGCGTTAAAACAGTTCGCCGCCATGGAGGATCTGAAGCGGTTGGCCAAACAGACCGGTTCAAGATCCCCTGACGCGGGCTTGGATGGCTCGGAATCCAGCCTCGATGGCACTATCCGCAGCCTCAAAGCCAAGTCGTCGGTTTCAGATGGGGCAGCGGAGTGGCTCTTGGCCTTGCAGGCCGTCAACGGCGAGACCTTGGATCGGTCGGCCATCGACAAATTATTGAAGAGTGAGGATCCGGGGAGCCAGAGAATTGGCCAATCCTTCGCGGGGGAACTCTCCGACCCCTCGCAGATTCACGGCGATGATCCGCCCCAAAACGTCGCCCGGTGGATCGCCTCGCATCCTGGCGAGGACAAGGTTCCGGTCGAGGCCACAGGAGTCAAGGTTAATGCGATAGTCTTCGCGGCGATTTTTGGATATTTGGCGGCAATCTTCTTGGGAGGGGTCGCCTCAATCGTTGCCTACATCGTCCTCAAGAAGGGAGGCAGTTTGCCGGCACGGGGGTACCAGACTGGCCTCAGCCTGGCAGGAACCGATGCCCGAGGCGGTCGGATGGCGATTTACTTTGGTGTCTTCCTGACCATTTCGGCCATTCCCAGCGTGCTTGCCGCGGCCGTCCCAAGTCTCAAAGGAGCGCTGATCCCCATGCTCGCCGGGGTGTACGTGGTCATGATCCTCCTTACGCCCGTCTTCTGCACGATCCCCCTTTTCGGTGATCGGATCGCGTTCCGTGGCATCATCGGCGACCGATCCGACCTTCTCAAAAAGTTGGGATGGGGGTTGTGCGGCTACATGGCCAATTTCCCGCTGTTCCTGTTGGCCCTTTTGGTGACGGCCCCACTCCAGAATGTCTTGCCGCCACCAAGCCACGAGATCATCGAAATGGTGAAAGGGAGCAATCCGATCAACCAGTTGTTGCTCTATTTTGTGGCGGCGGCGGCCGCACCGTTGATCGAGGAACCAATGTTCCGGGGAGTTCTGTTCCCGGCATTGCAGCGGCTGTTTGCCAGCCCGACGATGGCGATCATCCTGACCGGTTGCGTCTTTGGGGTCATCCACCCGCAAGGGCCGGCCCTGTGGCTGCCCTTGGCGTTGATCGGCATGACGGCTGCGGTTTTGACCAGGCAGACCGGTTCGCTCATCCCGGCAATCCTGATGCACTTCCTGCACAACACGACCATCTACATCTTTTCCCTGATCTTGGCGTGA